Genomic DNA from Paenibacillus sp. KS-LC4:
ATAATTATGTCCGTAGCAGCTGTTATAGCTCCACACTTCATTGTATTCAGGCAAAGGAATATGGAAAAAGGCGAGTGACGGCAGTGGAAGCCTATTATTTTGCTTGGCTAGTCGCAGGCATTGTTGCTGATACCAATTGATTCGACGATAGTAAAGGGGCCGTCATCCATAAATTTTTATTGTTCAGAAGCTCGCTCACGTATAGTCGATGCATAAGGCGTGTGTTTCCTATCGGGGCTCATTCCTATAAAATGATAAGCATGTTGCGGATGAGAAAAAGGTGGTGAGCAAAATGTCTGATCATAAATATGGCTTGCAAGCGGGCCAATACGAACTGCTGGACAACATATGGTTCAAGCTTAGAGGAGTCGAAAAAAACAATGGCAGCTCTGGGAGCTGGGAGCTTCGGCTGCAATTCATTGAATCGCATATGCTGCTGCTTATAGCATCCGGCAGAGGCTGGATTACCGTAGATGGGCGGTATTTGGAGCTAAGAGCGGGCACTGCCTTTGTTTGTACGTCTGGGCAATTAATCGAGGCCTTTCATGAGGCTTCCGGTGAGCGAGGGCTCTACGCTGTACGCTTTGATGTGTTTGCTCAGCCGCAAACGTCGGAGTGGCAATCACACAATGAGCCGCTGCCACCAATTCTGCGGTTTCCCATCGAAGGAGAAATCGTGGTATCCTCCATAATTGAATGGACGGCCCTTTGCGAGGCAATGAGCCACTCTTTACAAAGCGAAAATCGTCTACAGCGTATGCGCGGACAAATTCAATTTTATGAGCTGCTGCATAGCTTGCTGCAAGCTGGCAAGCGTGTAACAGACACCGATTCCGAGGTGGCATTAGAGCGTGCCAAGCTATATATGGAGCAGCATTACCGCGAGGAGTTGACGATCGAGCTATTGGCGAAGGAGGCTGGAATCAGCTCGCGGCATTTTATCCGACTATTTAAGCAGGCCTACGGCTGGAGTGCCATTGAATATTTGGCCAGATATCGCATAAGACAAGCTCAGGAGCTGATGAAGCTTAATACGGAATACCAGCTTAAGGATATTGCCAGCTATGTCGGTTATCAGGATGAGCTGTATTTTCGGCGCAAATTCAAAAAAATAACAGGCACCCCGCCTGCTGCATTTATGAAAAACGCCAAAAAAAAGGTCGTCGCCTACCATGCTAATATGATTGGGCACCTGCTGGCGCTGTACATTACGCCTCATGCGGCTCCGGGCGATCATCCATGGACCGAATATTATCGTCGAAAATATGGCGCTCATTCTGTTCTACCCCTAGCGCAGAATGAGGATATGAGAATAGAGCAGATACGCAGCACGAACCCTGACTACATCATCGGGCTTAAAGAATACACGAGCGCGGAAGCTGGTAAGAAGCTGGAGGGACTTGCGTTAACGTATTTGATGCCTTGGCTGGAGCATGATTGGCGTATGCAGCTAAAATTGCTCGGGCAGTGGCTGGACAAATCCTCGGAAGCGGAGGCTTGGCTTGATCAATACGAGCGCAAATCTCGTGCTGTGCGAGAGCAGGTGAAGAAGGGATGGGGCAAGGAGCGTCTGCTTATCGCCCGAATATCAGGGCAGGCGATTCACATTTTGGGCAGCAGAAGCTTGGGTGAGGTCTTTTATGAGGATCTCAAGCTATTACCAGCATCTGGCGTTATTCCACATCAGCCTGAGCAGCAATGGACGCGGGAGGAGCTTATGCGAACGGATGCGGATCGACTACTGCTCATTATAGAGGATGATGTAAAGGCAGAGCGGGCTTGGCAGGAGCTAAGAGAGTCGAAGGAGTGGGGGATGGTGAAGGCGGTCAGAAACAGGCGAATCGACCAGCTTCCTTCCTACCCATGGACGGAATACACAGCCTTCACGCAGGATTTGGTTTTGGATGAGGTATTAAAGCTGTGGCGTAATCGTACATAAAATGTTGGCGACATCGTCGATAGGCGAAGAGGGACGTATCCGTTATACTCACTAACAGTGATATTAATTCTCATTTTCAAGTGAGGAGCAGACATATCGACCGTTCAGGAGGGTACAGAAAAAATGAAACATGCAAAGACAGGATTACTGCTGGTCATGATCACGCTTATGGCGCTAGTAATGGCCGCTTGCTCAAGCAACAATGGACAAGGAAATACATCCGCAGCAGCATCGCCAGCCACATCGCCAGAGGCTGCCCAAGCATCCAGCGAGCCAAGCGCCGCCGCAGCGGATAATGTTCGCACGGTAGCTAGTGAGAAAGGTGACGTTACGATTCCGGCAAACCCGAACAGAGTGATAGGGCTGTCCATTGTATATCCAGAATTTCTACAGGCGTTGGGCGTTACGCCAATAGCCGTACAAAATTTTCATCCGGAGTTCCCAAGCTATTTAGAGGAAGCGTTCAAAAATACAACTAAAATGGGCATTGCTAGAACCCCGGATTTTGAGAAAATATTAGCCGCAGCGCCTGATTTAATTATTGCGCCGACATGGTGGTCAGACAAAGATTATGACCAGCTTACGAAGATTGCGCCAACGGTATTGCTGCCGCAGCGTGATGACTGGCGCGATGAGTTGAAGGATATTGCTGGCGTATTAGGCAAGCAAGAGGAAGCGGATAAGGTTATTCAAGACTTAGTTGATCATGAGCTGGCAGCCAAGGAGAAGCTGGATACGCTCGTAGGCGACGAAACGGTTATGTATATGATGATTATGCCTGATGGCATCGTGCTTTATGGTGAAAACATTGACCGCGGCAGCTTCGTTCACAAGACGCTGGGTCTTAAACCGGTTGAGAATTTCCCTCAGAGCGAGCTTTCTGTCACGATATCGCTGGAGAAATTGCCGGAGTACAACCCGGATCATATTATTTTGCAGATGAATGATGACAGCAATGAAACGATTCAGCAATATTACAAGGAAATCCAAAGCAGCTCACTATGGAAAAACATGACGGCTGTGAAGAAAAATCAGGTGTATTTGGTAGGCGGAGAGGAATGGTTCAATCTGGGTATGTCTCCTCTGGCGAATCGTTATGCGATAGATGCCGTTCTTGATATTTTTGAAAATAAAGGTCAATAGGGCGATGACTCTATCGGAGAAGTTTTTTGTTACCTCGGTGGCAGCAGAAAATCCGTTATTGAGCTTTACGCTGGTGGAGCTGAGTGAGCCGCAAAATGCCGGGCTGCTGCTCCGAGCGTACGCTCCCATGCTTGGAACCGAGGATATGCGCGTAGCAGCCGCTTTCTTTTGCACCTGGTATGCAGGCGTTTGTGGAGCCATGCACAGCATGCTCGCCGCCGCAGATCGCAGAGCCTTCGCTTTGCGAATGAGTAATATGTCCGTGCAGCTCAGCCGAATGGACAACATGCCGCTGTTTTCCTTTTATATTCACGAGGGCTGGAGTGAGAACCCTATTGCCGAGATTCCCGACGAGGGGCTTGCTGAAAATGCTCAAGCTGCGCTGTCTATTTTTTACCGGGATGAAGTGAGCCCCATTATTGCTGCACTTTCGCAGGCTTCAGCCAATCAAGCTGCCCTGCTATGGAAGCAGATTTATAATGAACTCTACGGCTACATGGAGGAGGAAGCTATGGAGGCAACGAGCGAGGAGAGCCGGGCAGCAGTCCACGACCGATTCAGGCGCTGGACCTCGGACATGGAGCCGGAGGTGTTCGGACTGCGCCGTAATCCATTTCGTATGACACCCCAATTTATGGAGCACCCAACTGCTCCCGGGCAGCTGATGTTTGTGAAAGCGACCTGCTGCCTAGCCTACCGGCTCGAAGCGTTTCGCGGCTATTGCGGCAATTGTCCCATTGTTCAGAGCTAGAGAATCAGATGCTGCCGCTTAAAGCGCGAGGCATTAAACAGAGAAGAAGGTCTGCAGCCCCCTGCATAATGGGGAGGGAGCAGACCTTCTTTATTAGGTCTTTAGGACCATTTAATTTATGCCATTAATTACTATAATTAAAATATATACAACTACAATATGGAAAGGGAAGATGGTATTGGTATATTTCATGAGGAGAAATGTGATTTTTGTATTGTGCTTAGCGCTTATCCTGTCAGCTGGGTCAGTTGGCTTTGGTTATCAGGCAAATGCTGCCGCATTATTGGAGGATGGCTTTGATGGCGGGGCCGGAAACTGGACAGCTACTAATGGAAGCTGGTCGGTCGTACAAGACAGCGGCAATGCGGTATATTCCCAAACCAGCACAAGCGAGGGCCGCACGTCTGCTGGAAGCCAGTCATGGACTGATTATGCGGTTGAAGCGGATGTGAAGATCGTTGATTTTAATGGTTCAACTAGAACGTATGTGGCGGGCAGATACGTGAATGGAAATAATTTTTACGCCGCTTCCCTGTACAACAGCAGCGGGGGGACTCTTGAAATTAGGAAAAAAGTAAGCGGTTCCACGACAACGTTGGCGAGCAAAACGAACTTTGGTCTAGCAACCGGTGTATGGTATAAGGTGAAGCTCGAAATGAGCGGAACGAATATTAAGCTTTATGTAAACGGTCAGCTAGAGCTAACGGCAACCGATTCCAGTCTTGCTGCAGGTGCTGCGGGATTGGTTACCTTGAAGTCATTAGCTCAGTTCGATAATGTAAGCGTTACCAACTTGGCAGCAACGACTCCAACGCCTACGCCAAGTGCGACTCCG
This window encodes:
- a CDS encoding helix-turn-helix domain-containing protein; amino-acid sequence: MSDHKYGLQAGQYELLDNIWFKLRGVEKNNGSSGSWELRLQFIESHMLLLIASGRGWITVDGRYLELRAGTAFVCTSGQLIEAFHEASGERGLYAVRFDVFAQPQTSEWQSHNEPLPPILRFPIEGEIVVSSIIEWTALCEAMSHSLQSENRLQRMRGQIQFYELLHSLLQAGKRVTDTDSEVALERAKLYMEQHYREELTIELLAKEAGISSRHFIRLFKQAYGWSAIEYLARYRIRQAQELMKLNTEYQLKDIASYVGYQDELYFRRKFKKITGTPPAAFMKNAKKKVVAYHANMIGHLLALYITPHAAPGDHPWTEYYRRKYGAHSVLPLAQNEDMRIEQIRSTNPDYIIGLKEYTSAEAGKKLEGLALTYLMPWLEHDWRMQLKLLGQWLDKSSEAEAWLDQYERKSRAVREQVKKGWGKERLLIARISGQAIHILGSRSLGEVFYEDLKLLPASGVIPHQPEQQWTREELMRTDADRLLLIIEDDVKAERAWQELRESKEWGMVKAVRNRRIDQLPSYPWTEYTAFTQDLVLDEVLKLWRNRT
- a CDS encoding ABC transporter substrate-binding protein produces the protein MKHAKTGLLLVMITLMALVMAACSSNNGQGNTSAAASPATSPEAAQASSEPSAAAADNVRTVASEKGDVTIPANPNRVIGLSIVYPEFLQALGVTPIAVQNFHPEFPSYLEEAFKNTTKMGIARTPDFEKILAAAPDLIIAPTWWSDKDYDQLTKIAPTVLLPQRDDWRDELKDIAGVLGKQEEADKVIQDLVDHELAAKEKLDTLVGDETVMYMMIMPDGIVLYGENIDRGSFVHKTLGLKPVENFPQSELSVTISLEKLPEYNPDHIILQMNDDSNETIQQYYKEIQSSSLWKNMTAVKKNQVYLVGGEEWFNLGMSPLANRYAIDAVLDIFENKGQ
- a CDS encoding (2Fe-2S)-binding protein, which produces MTLSEKFFVTSVAAENPLLSFTLVELSEPQNAGLLLRAYAPMLGTEDMRVAAAFFCTWYAGVCGAMHSMLAAADRRAFALRMSNMSVQLSRMDNMPLFSFYIHEGWSENPIAEIPDEGLAENAQAALSIFYRDEVSPIIAALSQASANQAALLWKQIYNELYGYMEEEAMEATSEESRAAVHDRFRRWTSDMEPEVFGLRRNPFRMTPQFMEHPTAPGQLMFVKATCCLAYRLEAFRGYCGNCPIVQS